The following are encoded in a window of Prochlorococcus marinus str. MIT 1013 genomic DNA:
- a CDS encoding chlorophyll a/b binding light-harvesting protein yields the protein MQTYGNPGVTYGWWAGNSGVTNRSGKFIAAHAAHTGLIAFWAGAFTLFELARFDPSVPMGHQPLIALPHLAALGLGFDETGTFVGGTAVVSIAVVHLVLSMVYGAGGLMHSLLFSSDMQDSSVVQARKFKLEWDNPDNQTFILGHHLIFFGVACIWFVEWARIHGIYDPAVGAIRQVEYDLNLSHIWDHQFDFLTIDSLEDVMGGHAFLAFLEITGGAFHIATKQVGEYTKFKGAGLLSAEAILSWSLAGIGWMAVVAAFWCAQNTTVYPIEWFGEPLALKFGISPYWIDTVDLPNGAHTSRAWLSNVHYYFGFFFIQGHLWHALRAMGFDFKRVTNALSNLDTASVSLK from the coding sequence ATGCAGACCTATGGAAATCCAGGTGTCACCTACGGGTGGTGGGCTGGTAACTCAGGGGTCACCAACCGTTCAGGCAAATTTATTGCTGCACATGCCGCTCATACCGGTTTGATTGCTTTCTGGGCTGGTGCCTTCACGTTATTTGAATTGGCTCGTTTTGACCCTTCCGTACCAATGGGTCATCAGCCTTTAATTGCGCTTCCTCATTTAGCAGCTCTAGGCTTAGGTTTTGATGAGACTGGAACTTTTGTGGGTGGTACTGCAGTCGTATCAATTGCAGTAGTCCACTTAGTTTTGTCCATGGTTTATGGCGCTGGTGGATTAATGCACTCATTGCTTTTCTCTAGCGATATGCAGGACTCTTCAGTAGTTCAAGCCAGGAAATTTAAACTTGAATGGGACAACCCTGACAACCAGACTTTCATCCTTGGACATCATTTGATTTTCTTTGGTGTCGCTTGTATATGGTTTGTTGAATGGGCCAGAATTCATGGAATTTATGATCCTGCTGTAGGTGCTATTCGTCAGGTTGAATATGACCTTAACTTGAGTCATATTTGGGATCACCAGTTCGACTTCCTTACAATTGATAGTTTGGAAGATGTTATGGGAGGTCATGCTTTCTTGGCTTTCTTGGAAATTACTGGTGGAGCATTCCATATAGCTACTAAACAAGTTGGAGAATATACAAAGTTCAAAGGAGCTGGTCTTCTTTCTGCAGAAGCTATTCTTTCTTGGTCTTTGGCTGGTATTGGCTGGATGGCAGTTGTCGCAGCATTCTGGTGCGCGCAAAATACTACTGTTTACCCTATCGAATGGTTTGGTGAACCATTGGCACTTAAGTTTGGCATTTCTCCTTATTGGATAGATACTGTTGATCTGCCTAACGGAGCGCATACTTCTCGTGCTTGGCTATCTAATGTGCATTATTACTTTGGGTTCTTCTTTATCCAAGGTCATTTATGGCATGCTCTAAGGGCTATGGGATTCGATTTCAAACGAGTAACAAATGCTTTGAGTAATCTTGATACTGCTTCTGTATCATTAAAGTAG